From a single Clostridium isatidis genomic region:
- the moaA gene encoding GTP 3',8-cyclase MoaA encodes MLDKEGREITYLRISVTDLCNLRCKYCIPEEGVNKKCHSDILTFEEIEKVVRASAELGINKIRLTGGEPLVRKGIVDLVNKISSIAGIKEVVMTTNGTLLKQLGKALKEAGLKRVNISLDTLKEDRYKNITRDGKISDVLEGLEAAKEAGLNPIKLNVVLIKGFNDDEIEDFVNLTIDKEIEVRFIELMPIGINGLKFHEKFLSSKTVLQKIPNLIPIVSKDEFSTAKYYKLEGAKGKIGLINPISHNFCSKCNRFRLTSDGKIKPCLHSNREIDIKSALREDKDIIPILAKAIRVKPKEHHINEEDYKPIDREMYQIGG; translated from the coding sequence ATGCTGGATAAGGAAGGTCGAGAAATAACTTATTTAAGAATATCTGTAACTGATTTATGTAATTTAAGATGTAAATATTGTATACCTGAAGAAGGAGTAAATAAGAAGTGCCATTCTGATATACTTACTTTTGAAGAAATTGAAAAAGTAGTCAGAGCTTCAGCAGAACTAGGTATAAATAAAATTAGACTTACTGGAGGAGAACCATTAGTTAGAAAAGGTATTGTAGATTTAGTCAACAAAATATCTAGTATAGCAGGAATAAAGGAAGTAGTTATGACTACAAATGGAACTTTATTAAAACAGCTGGGAAAAGCCCTAAAAGAAGCAGGATTAAAGAGAGTAAATATTAGTCTTGATACTTTAAAGGAAGATAGATATAAAAATATAACTAGAGATGGGAAAATATCTGATGTTTTAGAAGGATTAGAAGCAGCTAAAGAAGCAGGGTTAAATCCAATCAAGTTAAATGTAGTATTAATAAAAGGCTTTAATGATGATGAAATAGAAGATTTTGTAAACTTAACCATAGATAAGGAGATTGAGGTAAGATTTATTGAGTTAATGCCAATAGGAATAAATGGATTAAAATTTCATGAAAAATTCTTATCAAGTAAAACTGTATTGCAGAAAATTCCTAATTTAATACCTATAGTAAGTAAAGATGAGTTTTCTACAGCTAAGTATTATAAGCTTGAGGGAGCAAAGGGAAAGATAGGACTTATTAATCCTATAAGTCATAATTTTTGTTCAAAATGTAATAGATTTAGATTAACATCAGATGGGAAAATAAAGCCATGCCTTCATTCAAATAGGGAAATAGATATAAAATCAGCACTAAGGGAAGATAAAGATATTATTCCAATTTTAGCAAAGGCAATAAGAGTTAAACCAAAAGAACACCATATAAATGAGGAAGATTATAAACCAATAGATAGGGAAATGTATCAAATAGGAGGATAA
- a CDS encoding MogA/MoaB family molybdenum cofactor biosynthesis protein: MFKVGIITASDKGYAGEREDKSAETIKEILLRNNYKLSYYKVLPDDREMLSKEMIKLCDDLKLDLVLTTGGTGFSPRDWTPEATLDIIHRQVPGISEAMRAYSIAITPKGMLSRGVSGIRNNTLIINLPGSPKACKENLEYIIPTLKHGLEILKGKTANCAEPIHNL, translated from the coding sequence TTGTTTAAGGTAGGTATTATAACTGCTAGTGATAAAGGATATGCTGGTGAAAGAGAAGATAAAAGTGCAGAAACTATTAAGGAAATCTTATTAAGAAATAATTATAAACTGTCATATTATAAAGTTCTTCCTGATGATAGAGAAATGTTAAGTAAGGAAATGATAAAATTATGCGACGATTTAAAGCTTGATTTAGTATTAACTACAGGAGGAACAGGATTTTCCCCTAGAGACTGGACGCCTGAAGCAACCTTAGATATAATCCATAGGCAGGTTCCTGGAATTTCTGAAGCTATGAGGGCTTATAGCATAGCTATTACTCCTAAAGGAATGTTAAGTAGAGGAGTTTCTGGAATTCGTAATAACACCTTAATTATTAATCTACCTGGAAGCCCAAAGGCTTGTAAAGAAAACTTAGAATATATTATTCCTACATTAAAACATGGCTTGGAAATTTTAAAAGGCAAGACTGCAAACTGCGCTGAGCCAATCCATAATTTATAA
- the tlp gene encoding small acid-soluble spore protein Tlp: MKHNPDDRRDNVERLQENISNTIENMHRAEEMIEKTSDEKMKETLREKNKRREQTLEGLRQEIREEALARERDYK; the protein is encoded by the coding sequence ATGAAACATAATCCAGATGATAGAAGAGATAATGTTGAAAGACTTCAAGAAAATATTAGTAATACTATCGAAAATATGCATCGTGCTGAAGAAATGATTGAAAAAACATCAGACGAGAAAATGAAAGAAACTTTACGAGAAAAAAATAAAAGAAGAGAGCAAACATTAGAGGGGCTTAGACAGGAAATAAGGGAAGAAGCATTAGCAAGAGAAAGAGATTACAAATAA
- a CDS encoding HDOD domain-containing protein, whose amino-acid sequence MRPEEILDILENNNKIPTINKEITEIIKMLKNTDTLDIEEFSYVINRCSNLKEAILININSGYFKLLRKIESLSDAIKFLGLKTVEKLVIAHLVKSIMPDNLGQSKQLDRDKYWKHCLGTSVAANLIAEKLNKADIYKYFAYGLIHDLGVVVLDVCVPDLIDKVMEKQRKGMHQIIAERIVMNGFTHEDAGRWQCIRFELPDDIRSIVEYHHRPLLAKKYKEEVYILSIADSISNVYYENLLAINTKHVFNKKVMDELGISKDDLEEIIDILPEKVEEASRQINFNMLSI is encoded by the coding sequence ATGAGACCTGAAGAAATTTTGGATATTTTGGAAAATAATAATAAAATACCTACTATTAATAAAGAAATTACAGAAATAATAAAAATGTTAAAAAATACTGATACTTTAGATATTGAAGAGTTTTCATATGTAATAAATAGATGTTCTAATTTAAAAGAAGCAATACTTATTAATATTAATTCTGGATATTTTAAATTATTAAGAAAGATAGAATCCTTATCAGATGCTATTAAATTTTTAGGATTGAAAACGGTTGAAAAATTAGTGATAGCCCATCTTGTTAAATCTATAATGCCAGATAATTTAGGACAATCTAAACAACTTGATAGAGATAAGTATTGGAAGCATTGCTTAGGAACTTCTGTTGCAGCAAATTTAATAGCTGAAAAATTAAATAAGGCAGATATATATAAATATTTTGCTTATGGATTAATTCATGATTTAGGTGTAGTTGTATTAGATGTATGTGTTCCAGACTTGATTGATAAGGTTATGGAAAAACAAAGGAAAGGAATGCATCAAATAATTGCCGAAAGAATAGTTATGAATGGTTTTACTCATGAAGATGCTGGAAGATGGCAATGTATTAGATTTGAATTACCTGATGATATTAGATCTATAGTAGAATATCATCATAGACCTCTTCTTGCAAAGAAGTATAAAGAAGAAGTTTATATATTAAGCATAGCAGATTCAATAAGTAATGTATATTATGAAAATTTATTAGCAATTAACACAAAACACGTTTTTAATAAAAAAGTAATGGATGAATTAGGAATTTCAAAAGATGATTTAGAAGAGATTATTGATATTTTACCTGAGAAAGTAGAAGAAGCAAGTAGGCAGATTAACTTTAATATGTTAAGTATATAA
- a CDS encoding M15 family metallopeptidase gives MNFILRAGDFVFKKICIFLISFILILNIPIKEKAATEKDYETQMKQDILILMLAYPEHIVNVEKSNDKVFCVTKSGRKILYDDKIEKSYEQKLANPDLQDMLEQNYPLEKNNTLMDKNFDPGRIRHYELFNEVYGNSKREIEKNLTNLKYGYTNYQFNSQNNANTSLEAALKEIIPLAKSRNDIGAILYPASGTYNYRVIAGTGRLSPHSYGIAIDLKSDKKDYWKWSSKEQGEKRLSEYPKELVEAFERNNFIWGGKWNHFDILHFEYRPEIILKARCFNDWEQDKKWYENSYLEEKEIKKYIDKIEAALN, from the coding sequence ATGAATTTTATTTTAAGGGCAGGTGATTTTGTGTTTAAAAAAATTTGTATTTTTTTAATAAGCTTTATTCTGATTTTAAATATACCTATAAAAGAAAAAGCAGCTACAGAAAAAGACTATGAAACTCAAATGAAACAAGATATTTTAATTCTTATGTTAGCTTATCCTGAACATATTGTTAATGTAGAAAAAAGTAATGATAAAGTTTTTTGTGTTACTAAGTCTGGCAGAAAAATTCTCTATGATGACAAAATAGAAAAAAGTTATGAGCAAAAACTAGCTAATCCTGATCTTCAAGATATGCTTGAGCAAAATTACCCTCTTGAAAAAAATAATACCCTAATGGATAAGAACTTTGATCCTGGTAGAATTAGACATTATGAACTATTTAATGAAGTTTATGGAAATTCAAAGAGAGAAATTGAAAAAAACTTAACCAATTTAAAATATGGATATACTAATTATCAATTTAATAGTCAAAATAATGCTAATACATCTTTAGAGGCAGCTTTGAAAGAAATAATTCCTCTAGCTAAAAGCAGAAATGATATAGGAGCAATTCTTTATCCTGCTAGTGGAACTTATAATTATAGGGTTATCGCCGGAACTGGCAGGCTAAGTCCTCACTCCTATGGAATAGCTATTGATTTAAAATCAGATAAAAAAGATTATTGGAAGTGGAGTTCTAAAGAACAAGGTGAAAAAAGATTATCCGAATATCCTAAAGAATTAGTGGAAGCTTTTGAAAGGAATAATTTTATTTGGGGTGGAAAGTGGAATCATTTTGATATCTTACATTTTGAATATAGGCCGGAAATAATTTTAAAAGCAAGATGCTTTAACGATTGGGAGCAAGATAAAAAATGGTATGAAAACTCTTATTTAGAGGAAAAAGAAATAAAAAAATATATTGATAAAATAGAAGCAGCATTAAATTAA
- a CDS encoding carbohydrate kinase family protein: MSNKVFCIGELLIDFIGKDNIKDLSKTVNFEKKAGGAPANVAASVCKLGGEAYFLGQVGNDSFGKFLIESLKKVDINVEMTKMEGYTTLAFVSIDEKGERDFEFHRGSDGDYRFSSIDLSKISDKDIIHFGSATGFLEGELKNTYYKLLEYAKENNIFISFDPNYRDALITKDKLEAFIEDCKNFIKLSDFVKLSDEEIKLITEEESIELAVKKLHKMGAKIVAVTLGAKGTLISNGASEIVPSIKIKQVDSTGAGDAFVGAVLKQLSEQEDNKNISFSKWKEIVSYANKVGAITCTNYGAIDAMPRAEDLQDN, encoded by the coding sequence ATGAGTAATAAGGTTTTTTGTATCGGTGAATTATTAATAGATTTTATAGGAAAAGATAATATAAAAGATTTATCAAAGACTGTGAATTTTGAGAAGAAGGCTGGAGGGGCACCAGCTAATGTAGCTGCTTCCGTATGTAAGTTAGGAGGCGAAGCTTATTTTTTAGGTCAAGTTGGTAATGATTCATTTGGAAAGTTCTTAATTGAAAGCTTAAAGAAGGTAGATATTAATGTTGAAATGACTAAAATGGAAGGCTATACTACCTTAGCTTTTGTTTCTATTGATGAAAAGGGAGAAAGAGATTTTGAATTTCATAGAGGAAGCGATGGGGATTATAGATTTTCAAGTATTGATTTAAGTAAAATAAGTGATAAGGATATTATACATTTTGGCTCAGCAACGGGTTTTTTAGAAGGAGAATTAAAAAATACTTACTATAAATTATTAGAGTATGCTAAGGAAAATAATATATTTATTTCTTTTGACCCTAATTACAGGGATGCTTTAATAACTAAAGATAAATTAGAAGCTTTTATTGAAGATTGTAAGAATTTTATTAAGCTATCGGACTTTGTTAAACTTAGTGATGAGGAAATAAAGCTAATAACGGAAGAAGAAAGTATAGAATTAGCAGTTAAGAAACTTCACAAAATGGGAGCTAAGATTGTTGCTGTTACATTAGGTGCAAAGGGAACACTAATAAGTAATGGGGCTTCAGAAATAGTACCATCGATTAAAATAAAGCAAGTTGATTCAACTGGAGCAGGAGATGCTTTTGTTGGAGCAGTTTTAAAGCAGTTATCAGAGCAAGAAGATAATAAAAATATTAGTTTTAGTAAATGGAAGGAAATAGTTTCTTATGCTAACAAGGTAGGAGCAATTACTTGTACTAATTATGGTGCAATTGATGCAATGCCAAGAGCAGAAGACTTACAAGATAACTAA
- a CDS encoding glycoside hydrolase family 32 protein produces the protein MEDLKKIIDVNLNSEMYYKNMSNSSSDKWRLNYHLEPPFGLLNDPNGLAYFKGEYYIFYQWNPYKCEHKDKHWALVKTKDFMHYSIPKAVLAPDEWYDKDGCYSGSAIAIEDKLELFYTGNVRDDKGNREAYQCRASLNQDGELVKKGPVVDKLPKGYTAHFRDPYIFEKDGKYYFVLGAQLEEKIGRALLYSSEDLNKWSFEGEIKTDYENFGYMWECPSLFNLDGKDILIFSPQGLESEEFRYQNIYQSGYIIGKFDFETLNFKHGEFRELDLGKDFYAPQVFKDDKNRTIMIGWMGMPEEEDKYPTKELGWLHCLTMPRELILKDDIIYQVPLKEFENYRIKLLEDTKNIICNEWNTDALETNSYELLLEIDRLEAKKIELRFLEGKDEYSSLVFNFEEGSGFLDNNKLINGVNSVRRFKFNNDKIKVHMFVDKSAVEIFLQDGETVISSRVYPEEGSTGLRILAENNVNIKDLKLWNLGEMLYE, from the coding sequence ATGGAGGATTTAAAAAAGATAATTGATGTAAATTTAAATTCAGAAATGTATTATAAAAATATGAGTAATAGTTCCAGCGATAAATGGAGATTAAATTATCATTTAGAGCCTCCTTTTGGTTTATTAAATGATCCAAATGGATTAGCTTATTTTAAAGGAGAATATTATATTTTTTATCAATGGAATCCCTATAAATGCGAACATAAAGATAAGCATTGGGCCTTAGTTAAAACGAAGGATTTTATGCATTATTCTATTCCTAAGGCAGTTCTTGCACCTGATGAATGGTATGATAAAGATGGCTGTTATTCGGGTAGTGCAATAGCAATAGAAGACAAATTAGAACTATTTTATACTGGAAATGTAAGAGATGATAAGGGAAACAGGGAAGCTTATCAGTGCAGGGCTAGTTTAAATCAGGATGGAGAGTTGGTTAAAAAAGGACCTGTTGTAGATAAATTACCGAAGGGATATACAGCTCATTTTAGAGATCCATATATTTTTGAGAAAGATGGAAAGTACTATTTTGTACTAGGTGCTCAATTAGAAGAAAAAATAGGCAGAGCCCTATTATATAGTTCAGAGGATCTTAATAAATGGAGTTTTGAGGGAGAAATTAAAACTGATTATGAAAATTTTGGTTATATGTGGGAATGTCCTTCTTTATTCAATTTAGATGGAAAAGATATTTTAATCTTTTCTCCACAAGGTTTAGAAAGTGAGGAATTTAGATATCAAAATATTTACCAATCAGGTTATATAATAGGAAAATTTGATTTCGAAACTCTTAATTTTAAACATGGGGAATTTAGGGAATTAGATTTAGGAAAAGACTTTTATGCTCCTCAAGTATTTAAAGATGATAAAAATAGAACAATAATGATTGGCTGGATGGGAATGCCAGAAGAAGAAGATAAGTATCCAACAAAAGAATTAGGATGGCTTCATTGTCTTACTATGCCTAGGGAACTTATTTTAAAAGATGATATTATTTATCAAGTTCCACTAAAAGAGTTTGAAAATTATAGGATTAAATTATTAGAAGATACGAAGAATATAATATGTAATGAATGGAATACTGATGCATTAGAAACTAATAGTTATGAATTACTTTTAGAAATAGATAGGTTAGAAGCAAAAAAAATTGAATTAAGGTTTCTTGAAGGCAAGGATGAATATTCTTCATTAGTATTTAATTTTGAAGAGGGCAGTGGATTTTTAGATAACAATAAATTAATCAATGGAGTAAACTCCGTTAGAAGATTTAAGTTTAATAATGATAAGATTAAAGTTCATATGTTTGTGGATAAATCAGCAGTTGAGATTTTTCTTCAAGATGGTGAAACAGTTATATCAAGCAGGGTTTATCCAGAAGAAGGAAGTACTGGCTTAAGAATATTAGCAGAAAATAATGTTAATATTAAAGATTTGAAGCTTTGGAATTTGGGAGAAATGTTATATGAGTAA
- a CDS encoding LacI family DNA-binding transcriptional regulator translates to MKVTIQDIANMVGVSKSTVSRYLNGGYVSDDNKKKIEEAIEKTGFKSNFFAKRLKAKKSGLIGIIIPRIDSFTSGKILKSINKRLEENGYQGIILTSELSKEKEIEHMKKLYQQGVDGIIILAVDITKEHIELSRKLSIPILFTGQKSNLVNYIKIDDYEAGRVLGEYIRDNGHRNIVYLGVTEEDKAVGVERKAGFYDAFKGIDSNINFVKTGFSFNEAYKASKEVMKYNPTVVIGATDNIVLGFIRYAYENGYNIPDEISVAGFGGYDVGLAVHPTITTVEINYEALGEKTSDLILSYINGEEIDIDRKVPLKLIKRQSVKSLL, encoded by the coding sequence ATGAAGGTAACAATTCAAGATATAGCCAATATGGTGGGGGTATCAAAAAGTACAGTATCAAGATATTTAAACGGTGGATATGTAAGTGATGATAATAAAAAGAAAATAGAAGAAGCTATAGAAAAGACTGGATTTAAGTCTAACTTTTTTGCTAAAAGATTAAAAGCAAAGAAAAGTGGCTTAATAGGAATAATAATACCTAGAATTGACTCTTTTACTTCTGGAAAAATATTAAAAAGCATTAATAAAAGATTAGAGGAAAATGGATATCAAGGTATTATATTAACTAGTGAGTTAAGTAAAGAAAAAGAAATAGAACATATGAAAAAATTATATCAACAAGGTGTAGACGGCATTATAATTTTAGCTGTTGATATTACAAAGGAACATATTGAGTTATCAAGAAAATTATCAATACCAATATTGTTTACTGGACAAAAGAGTAACCTTGTTAATTATATAAAAATAGATGATTATGAGGCAGGAAGAGTACTTGGCGAATATATAAGGGATAATGGACATAGAAATATTGTGTATCTAGGTGTTACAGAAGAAGATAAGGCTGTAGGAGTTGAAAGAAAAGCAGGCTTTTATGATGCTTTTAAAGGGATAGATAGTAATATCAATTTTGTAAAAACTGGCTTTTCCTTTAATGAAGCCTACAAAGCCAGCAAAGAAGTTATGAAATATAATCCTACAGTTGTTATTGGAGCTACGGATAATATTGTTCTTGGTTTTATTAGATATGCCTATGAAAATGGATATAACATACCAGATGAAATATCTGTAGCAGGTTTTGGTGGATATGATGTTGGATTAGCTGTACATCCAACCATAACAACTGTAGAAATAAATTATGAAGCATTAGGAGAAAAAACTTCTGACTTAATTTTATCTTATATAAATGGTGAAGAAATAGATATTGATAGAAAGGTTCCGTTAAAACTTATAAAAAGACAAAGTGTTAAGTCTCTTCTTTAA
- a CDS encoding sucrose-specific PTS transporter subunit IIBC, which yields MSKEQIVATEILKHIGGKENIKSMEHCATRLRLILKDKSLIDEKAIENIDGVKGQFFAAAQFQIILGTGFVNKVYAEMKKLGVAGDGGSVKEDAYAEMSMPQKISRTLGDIFVPIIPVLVATGLFMGLRGLVTNLGVELSPTLNILSQVLTDTAFIFLPALVAWSTVKKFGGTPVVGMVLGLMLVAPQLPNAWNVAGGAEPIYLDILGLSLPIVGYQGSVLPALALGIIGAKLEKSLRKFVPDVLDLIITPFLTLLITMILGLLIVGPIMHSLEEVIFTAFKSFLALPLGIGGLIIGGINQLIVVTGIHHIFNALEVELLANTGVNPYNAIITGAIAAQGAATLAVAFKTRDKKKRTLYISSAIPAFLGITEPAIFGVNLRFLKPFAFALVGGAAAGMFAAMLGLAGSGMGITVIPGILLYLNGNIMGYILTHLIGIGVSFALTYIFYKSEE from the coding sequence ATGAGTAAAGAGCAAATTGTAGCAACAGAAATTTTAAAGCACATAGGAGGAAAAGAAAATATCAAATCAATGGAGCATTGCGCTACTAGGTTAAGACTAATACTAAAGGATAAATCATTAATTGATGAGAAAGCTATAGAAAATATCGATGGTGTAAAAGGTCAATTTTTCGCTGCAGCTCAATTCCAAATAATTTTAGGAACTGGCTTTGTAAACAAAGTATATGCAGAAATGAAAAAACTAGGTGTTGCAGGAGATGGTGGAAGCGTTAAGGAAGATGCATATGCAGAAATGTCAATGCCTCAAAAAATTTCAAGAACTTTAGGGGATATATTTGTTCCAATAATTCCTGTATTAGTTGCAACAGGATTATTTATGGGATTAAGGGGACTTGTAACAAACTTAGGAGTTGAATTAAGTCCCACATTAAATATATTGTCACAAGTTCTAACAGATACAGCATTTATTTTCTTACCAGCTCTTGTTGCTTGGTCAACAGTAAAGAAATTTGGTGGTACTCCAGTTGTAGGAATGGTACTTGGACTAATGTTAGTAGCACCTCAACTTCCTAATGCATGGAACGTTGCAGGTGGAGCTGAGCCAATTTATTTAGATATTTTAGGACTTAGTCTGCCAATAGTAGGATATCAAGGATCAGTATTACCAGCATTAGCTTTAGGAATAATTGGAGCAAAATTAGAAAAATCTTTAAGAAAATTTGTACCTGATGTTTTAGATTTAATTATCACTCCATTCTTAACATTACTTATAACAATGATACTTGGACTTTTAATAGTTGGACCAATAATGCACTCATTGGAAGAAGTTATTTTCACAGCCTTTAAGAGCTTTTTAGCATTACCACTTGGAATAGGTGGATTAATAATTGGAGGAATTAATCAACTTATTGTTGTTACAGGAATTCATCACATATTTAATGCTTTAGAAGTTGAACTTTTAGCTAATACAGGGGTAAACCCATATAATGCAATTATTACAGGTGCAATAGCAGCCCAAGGAGCTGCAACCTTAGCAGTAGCATTTAAAACTAGAGATAAAAAGAAACGTACATTATATATTTCATCAGCTATACCAGCCTTTTTAGGAATTACAGAACCAGCTATATTTGGAGTTAACTTAAGATTTTTAAAACCATTTGCATTTGCCTTAGTAGGTGGTGCAGCAGCTGGAATGTTTGCAGCAATGCTAGGCTTGGCTGGATCGGGTATGGGAATTACAGTTATTCCTGGAATACTACTATATCTAAATGGTAATATTATGGGTTATATATTAACTCACTTAATAGGAATTGGTGTATCCTTTGCTCTTACCTATATCTTCTATAAATCAGAAGAATAA
- a CDS encoding GNAT family N-acetyltransferase — MIRLVKLTDAKDIVDIYNYYILNTNITFEEEELTIKEMEKRIREKTKKYPWLVYEEDKKVLGYAYLSQWKERSSYRYSCEASIYLHKDYKGKGLGTKLYEELLKLAKEINMHIIISGITIPNEASIKLHERLGFEKVAEFKEVGFKNNSWLNVGYWQKKI; from the coding sequence ATGATACGTTTAGTTAAATTAACTGATGCAAAAGACATAGTAGATATTTATAATTATTATATTTTAAATACTAATATAACCTTTGAAGAAGAGGAATTAACAATTAAGGAGATGGAGAAAAGAATAAGGGAAAAAACAAAAAAATATCCATGGTTGGTTTATGAAGAGGATAAGAAGGTACTGGGATATGCATATTTAAGTCAATGGAAAGAAAGGTCATCTTATAGATATTCCTGTGAAGCATCTATATATCTGCATAAAGATTATAAGGGGAAGGGCTTAGGAACTAAATTATATGAGGAGTTGCTAAAATTAGCAAAAGAAATAAATATGCACATAATTATTAGTGGAATAACCATTCCTAATGAGGCAAGTATAAAACTGCATGAAAGATTAGGTTTTGAAAAAGTTGCAGAATTTAAAGAGGTAGGTTTTAAAAATAATAGCTGGTTAAATGTTGGCTATTGGCAAAAGAAAATTTAG
- the deoC gene encoding deoxyribose-phosphate aldolase, with translation MEEKLSIKALAKMIDHTLLKAYVKNEDFEKICKEARDYGFKMVAINPAAVKLCKKYLEGTKVNVGAAIGFPLGQNTIEAKVYETKDSILNGSDEIDYVINIVELKNGNLAYIEKEMREIVGVCRENNVTSKVILENCYLTYEEKIEVCKIALKVKPDFIKTSTGFGSGGATVEDVKLMKSIVGKEVKVKAAGGIRNLQTCLKMIEAGAERIGTSSGVKIIEEYREFLKK, from the coding sequence ATGGAAGAAAAATTAAGTATTAAGGCATTGGCAAAGATGATTGATCATACATTATTAAAAGCTTATGTTAAAAATGAAGATTTTGAAAAAATTTGTAAAGAAGCAAGGGATTATGGATTTAAAATGGTTGCTATAAATCCAGCAGCAGTTAAGCTTTGCAAAAAATATTTAGAAGGAACTAAAGTAAATGTAGGAGCGGCAATAGGCTTTCCTCTTGGACAAAACACTATAGAAGCTAAGGTTTATGAAACAAAGGATAGTATCTTGAATGGTTCTGATGAGATTGATTATGTAATTAATATTGTAGAACTTAAAAATGGGAATTTAGCTTATATTGAAAAGGAAATGAGAGAAATAGTTGGAGTATGCAGAGAAAATAATGTTACTTCAAAAGTGATATTAGAAAATTGCTACCTAACATATGAAGAAAAAATTGAAGTTTGTAAAATTGCTCTTAAAGTAAAACCTGATTTTATTAAAACTTCTACTGGTTTTGGCAGCGGAGGAGCGACTGTGGAGGATGTAAAGCTTATGAAATCAATAGTTGGCAAGGAGGTAAAAGTAAAAGCAGCTGGAGGAATTAGGAACTTACAAACTTGCTTAAAGATGATTGAGGCTGGAGCTGAAAGAATAGGTACAAGTTCTGGAGTAAAAATAATTGAAGAATATAGGGAGTTTTTAAAGAAATAA
- a CDS encoding ABC-2 family transporter protein translates to MELLKALSLQVVWIIILSALAKFIWKMGIKRYESSGS, encoded by the coding sequence ATGGAATTATTAAAAGCTTTATCACTTCAAGTAGTATGGATAATAATTTTATCCGCATTAGCAAAATTTATATGGAAAATGGGTATAAAAAGGTATGAAAGTTCCGGTAGTTAA
- a CDS encoding Cof-type HAD-IIB family hydrolase, protein MKRKLIFIDVDGTLCGLDGQVPESAKKAINIARSKGHLVLLCTGRSKAEITEDISSIGFDGMICAGGGYIEINEEVLFHKKMPIETVKEIIEYFNLHNIDYYIESNDGIFGSSGCINAIIRQVTKGFEENSSEYEKAKNEMNWFFKILNQYKDKEINYNNINKISFISNGHPYEEVYNTFKRELEIYHSTVPQFGENSGEIGIKGINKAKAIDYVIKYLNIDKSDTLAYGDGENDIDMFKSVNHGVAMENARPNLIKVAKEITYTAESNGIYLSFKKNNLI, encoded by the coding sequence ATGAAAAGAAAATTAATTTTTATAGATGTAGATGGAACTCTTTGTGGTTTAGATGGACAAGTTCCAGAGTCTGCAAAGAAAGCAATTAATATAGCAAGATCTAAAGGACATTTAGTACTTTTATGTACTGGCAGATCAAAAGCAGAAATAACTGAAGATATTTCATCTATTGGCTTTGATGGAATGATTTGTGCTGGTGGAGGCTATATAGAAATTAATGAAGAAGTATTGTTTCATAAGAAAATGCCTATAGAAACTGTAAAGGAAATAATAGAGTATTTTAATCTTCATAATATTGATTACTATATTGAATCAAATGATGGAATATTCGGAAGTTCAGGCTGCATAAATGCTATTATAAGACAAGTAACTAAGGGTTTTGAAGAAAATAGTAGTGAGTATGAAAAAGCAAAGAATGAGATGAACTGGTTTTTCAAAATATTAAATCAATATAAAGATAAGGAAATAAATTATAATAATATAAATAAGATATCTTTTATTAGTAATGGACATCCTTATGAAGAAGTTTATAATACATTTAAAAGAGAGCTGGAAATATATCATAGTACGGTTCCACAATTTGGTGAGAATAGTGGGGAGATTGGAATTAAAGGTATAAATAAGGCTAAAGCAATTGATTATGTTATTAAATATTTGAATATAGATAAGAGCGATACCTTAGCTTATGGTGATGGAGAAAATGATATAGATATGTTTAAGTCTGTTAATCATGGAGTAGCAATGGAAAATGCAAGACCAAATTTAATAAAGGTAGCTAAAGAAATAACATATACAGCTGAGAGTAATGGTATATACTTAAGTTTTAAAAAGAATAATTTAATATAA